One window from the genome of Dyadobacter sp. CECT 9275 encodes:
- a CDS encoding enoyl-ACP reductase FabI: MAYGLLKGKRGIISGALDENSIAWKIALKAKEEGATFTLTNAPIAMRMGAINDLAKACDAQIIPADATSVEDIEKLFSQSTEILGGKIDFVLHSIGMSLNVRKSKAYGDLNYEWMQKGLDISAISLHKFLQVAEKQDALSEWASVVALSYIAAQRTYSFYGDMAEAKAMLESIARSYGYRYGKAKNVRVNTISQSPTKTKAGSGIDGFDAFYDFAEKMSPLGNATAEDCANYAITLFSDLTRYVTMQNLYHDGGYSSTGISEELVQMIQQQQQ; encoded by the coding sequence ATGGCTTACGGTTTATTAAAAGGAAAAAGGGGAATCATATCAGGGGCATTGGATGAAAACTCCATTGCCTGGAAAATAGCTTTAAAGGCAAAAGAAGAAGGGGCAACTTTTACGCTCACCAACGCGCCTATCGCGATGAGAATGGGGGCAATTAATGATCTTGCCAAAGCGTGTGACGCACAGATTATACCTGCAGATGCTACTTCGGTAGAGGATATTGAAAAACTTTTTTCACAGTCGACGGAGATATTGGGAGGAAAAATAGATTTTGTACTGCACTCAATAGGGATGTCTCTGAATGTGCGCAAAAGCAAGGCATATGGAGACCTTAACTATGAATGGATGCAAAAGGGCCTCGATATCTCTGCCATTTCCCTGCATAAATTTTTACAGGTTGCCGAAAAGCAGGATGCACTAAGCGAATGGGCGTCGGTGGTTGCACTTTCCTATATTGCAGCACAACGTACCTATTCCTTTTATGGAGACATGGCGGAAGCAAAGGCTATGCTGGAAAGCATCGCAAGGAGTTATGGTTACCGTTATGGAAAAGCCAAAAACGTGAGGGTCAACACCATTTCCCAGTCACCCACAAAAACAAAAGCGGGGTCAGGAATTGACGGGTTTGATGCGTTTTATGATTTTGCGGAGAAAATGAGCCCGTTGGGAAATGCTACTGCGGAAGATTGCGCAAATTATGCAATCACTTTATTCTCAGACCTTACAAGATATGTTACAATGCAAAATCTGTATCATGACGGAGGATATTCTTCAACTGGTATTTCGGAAGAATTGGTACAGATGATCCAGCAACAACAGCAGTAG
- a CDS encoding Uma2 family endonuclease, protein MSNRIISEILSEPDAYFLLQEAHTMLNRERQRRQEFYNQITEQEKVEFINGEIVIHSPVRKRHNQASLLLAQMLNIYSAKYNLGYVGIEKIMITLTRNDYEPDICFFRKEKSVLFSEDQILFPAPDLVIEIISDSTEERDRGVKFKDYQAHKIEEYWIIDPENQTLEQYHLKGDTYSLLLKSAQGMVKSFVVDGFQIPITAIFDETENLKTVLTL, encoded by the coding sequence ATGAGCAACCGCATTATTTCTGAGATACTTAGCGAACCCGACGCATACTTTCTGCTACAGGAGGCCCATACGATGCTTAACAGAGAAAGACAAAGACGACAGGAATTTTACAATCAGATAACCGAGCAGGAAAAAGTGGAATTCATAAACGGGGAGATCGTTATTCACTCCCCGGTAAGGAAAAGGCACAACCAGGCCTCATTGCTACTCGCTCAGATGTTAAATATTTATTCTGCTAAATACAACCTGGGTTATGTTGGTATTGAAAAAATAATGATTACACTCACCAGGAATGATTATGAGCCGGATATCTGTTTTTTTCGCAAAGAAAAATCTGTATTGTTTTCCGAAGATCAAATCCTTTTCCCGGCACCGGATTTAGTCATTGAAATCATATCGGATTCCACCGAAGAACGCGACAGAGGCGTTAAGTTCAAAGATTACCAGGCTCATAAAATTGAAGAATACTGGATCATCGATCCCGAAAACCAAACACTGGAACAATATCATTTAAAAGGAGATACTTACAGTCTCCTCTTAAAGTCGGCCCAGGGTATGGTGAAAAGTTTTGTTGTGGATGGTTTCCAGATTCCTATAACTGCCATTTTTGACGAAACGGAAAATTTGAAAACTGTACTTACACTGTAA
- a CDS encoding YifB family Mg chelatase-like AAA ATPase, whose translation MLAKTFGSAVYGVDATMITIEVTVGQGLGFFMVGLADSAVKESQQRVEASLKYFNYKMPRQKVVVNLAPADIRKEGSAYDLPIALCILDSSEQLEAEKDLKDYVIMGELSLDGILRPIKGVLPIAIQARKQGFKGFILPAENAHEAAIVNNIDIIPVETLEDAIAFFRGKSTIEPLVVDTRDLFFTSQNDYAADFKHVQGQENIKRALEIAAAGGHNAIMIGPPGSGKTMLAKRIPGILPPLSLPEALETTKIHSVAGKLGKRATLVSRRPFRSPHHSISDAALVGGGSFPQPGEISLAHNGVLFLDELPEFKRSVLEVMRQPLEERKVSISRARMAVEFPANFMLIASMNPCPCGYYNHPDKECVCGPGVVQKYLNKISGPLLDRIDLHVEVTPVSFDQIASTRKSESSEQIRERVIKARDRQTDRFKDQKEIYSNAMMPPELVKEICVIGDPGKALLRTAMDRLGLSARAYDRILKVSRTIADLADSEDIKVEHLAEAIQYRSLDRENWAG comes from the coding sequence ATGTTAGCCAAAACTTTTGGAAGTGCTGTATATGGTGTAGACGCCACCATGATTACCATCGAAGTAACGGTAGGCCAGGGACTTGGCTTTTTTATGGTTGGCCTCGCCGACAGTGCCGTAAAGGAAAGCCAGCAGCGTGTAGAGGCTTCTCTGAAATATTTCAACTACAAAATGCCCCGGCAGAAAGTAGTGGTAAATCTGGCCCCTGCCGACATTCGTAAGGAGGGCTCCGCCTACGACTTACCCATTGCATTGTGTATACTGGATTCTTCTGAGCAACTGGAGGCCGAAAAAGACCTGAAAGATTATGTAATCATGGGAGAATTGTCTCTCGATGGTATCCTCAGGCCTATCAAAGGGGTACTCCCCATTGCAATACAGGCGCGCAAACAAGGCTTCAAAGGATTTATACTTCCTGCAGAAAATGCTCACGAAGCCGCCATCGTCAATAACATAGACATTATTCCTGTCGAAACGCTGGAAGACGCCATTGCCTTTTTTCGGGGTAAAAGCACTATAGAACCCCTTGTGGTTGATACCCGGGATCTATTTTTTACTTCACAAAATGACTACGCCGCAGATTTCAAGCACGTCCAGGGACAGGAGAATATTAAACGGGCGCTGGAAATAGCTGCTGCGGGTGGACACAACGCCATCATGATCGGGCCTCCGGGTTCGGGGAAAACCATGCTTGCCAAACGAATTCCGGGGATACTGCCTCCTTTGAGTTTACCGGAAGCCTTGGAAACTACCAAGATCCATTCCGTCGCAGGCAAGCTCGGAAAACGTGCCACGCTGGTTTCCCGAAGACCGTTTCGCTCACCACATCATTCCATCAGCGATGCCGCGCTGGTAGGCGGCGGAAGTTTTCCTCAACCGGGAGAAATCTCGCTGGCTCACAACGGGGTATTGTTTCTGGATGAACTCCCGGAATTCAAGAGATCGGTTCTGGAAGTGATGCGCCAGCCTTTAGAGGAACGGAAGGTAAGTATTTCCAGGGCCAGGATGGCTGTTGAATTTCCGGCCAATTTCATGCTCATTGCCAGTATGAACCCTTGCCCATGCGGTTATTACAACCACCCTGATAAGGAATGCGTATGTGGCCCGGGTGTTGTTCAAAAATATCTTAACAAAATAAGCGGCCCGCTGCTCGACCGTATTGATCTGCATGTGGAGGTAACTCCGGTTTCTTTTGACCAGATCGCCTCGACCCGTAAATCGGAAAGCAGCGAGCAGATACGTGAGCGTGTCATTAAAGCCCGCGACAGGCAGACCGACCGTTTTAAGGATCAGAAGGAAATATATTCCAATGCCATGATGCCCCCGGAGCTCGTGAAGGAAATATGTGTAATCGGGGATCCGGGCAAAGCGCTGCTCCGTACAGCAATGGACAGGCTTGGACTTTCGGCCCGGGCCTATGACCGCATATTAAAAGTTTCACGCACCATTGCCGACCTTGCCGATAGTGAAGATATTAAAGTGGAACATCTGGCAGAAGCCATCCAGTACAGGAGCCTGGACCGGGAAAATTGGGCAGGATGA
- a CDS encoding N-acetylmuramoyl-L-alanine amidase yields MRLLLVLISVIGFQAGYCQRETNSLSGKIICVDPGHGGTAATDSYRVGPSGEREEWVNLRVGLLLQKMLEAKGVKVVMTRTEDKFIPLPDRARLALENKADLFVSIHHNATADSSVNFPIIYFHGNASENVASVDFGKQLASTLLKYLHKSKTPVSLVSDFTVFAESGASVLRNTYGTPAVLAEASFFTNPSEEQKLKQAVHNEQEAKAYTEAISAFLGKPVAGIAPKNSKVPVIPPFKVFQEAERMNPVARRWRQDFEEGRALMAKKDSVSLSQAYMLFTRSAMSFPDSYVASQCHRNRAEILDKQGKTTEAKQELQRFREYYMN; encoded by the coding sequence ATGCGCCTGTTACTCGTTCTTATTTCGGTCATAGGTTTCCAGGCAGGGTACTGCCAGAGGGAAACCAATTCATTATCTGGCAAAATTATATGTGTAGATCCGGGCCATGGCGGAACCGCCGCTACGGATAGTTACCGGGTAGGCCCCTCCGGTGAAAGGGAAGAATGGGTTAACCTGCGAGTGGGTTTGCTTTTGCAAAAAATGCTGGAAGCAAAGGGGGTCAAGGTTGTGATGACCAGGACGGAGGACAAATTTATTCCCCTGCCCGACCGCGCCCGCCTGGCGCTCGAAAACAAAGCAGACCTGTTCGTTTCCATTCACCATAACGCTACTGCAGATTCTTCAGTTAATTTCCCTATCATTTACTTCCACGGAAATGCCTCTGAAAATGTGGCCAGCGTGGATTTCGGGAAACAACTCGCTTCAACCCTGTTGAAATATCTGCATAAGAGCAAAACACCCGTCAGTCTGGTATCAGATTTTACAGTTTTTGCTGAATCTGGGGCTTCTGTTTTAAGAAATACTTACGGAACACCTGCTGTGCTGGCGGAAGCGTCTTTTTTTACAAATCCTTCCGAAGAACAAAAACTGAAACAAGCAGTTCATAACGAGCAGGAAGCAAAAGCTTACACCGAAGCCATATCGGCTTTTTTGGGTAAGCCGGTTGCGGGAATTGCCCCTAAAAATTCAAAAGTTCCGGTTATCCCACCTTTTAAAGTTTTCCAGGAAGCTGAGCGTATGAATCCTGTTGCACGACGCTGGCGTCAGGATTTTGAAGAAGGCCGCGCGCTGATGGCAAAGAAAGATTCGGTATCCCTCAGCCAGGCATATATGCTATTTACGCGGTCGGCGATGTCATTTCCGGATTCGTATGTTGCAAGCCAATGCCACCGGAACAGGGCGGAAATTCTGGACAAACAAGGGAAAACAACAGAAGCGAAACAGGAGTTACAGCGGTTTAGGGAATATTATATGAATTGA
- a CDS encoding PadR family transcriptional regulator, producing MGRSYLGEFEELVLLTVAILGQHAYGVSVCEELFSQTGRSVNISAAHAALHRLEEKGMLFSRLGDATAERGGKRKRLFFVTALGSKILHDIRETRSKLWNAISDGTLPAFSL from the coding sequence ATGGGAAGATCTTATCTGGGAGAGTTTGAAGAGCTGGTATTATTAACGGTAGCTATTTTGGGGCAGCATGCCTATGGGGTTTCGGTATGTGAAGAATTGTTCAGCCAAACCGGACGTTCCGTAAATATCAGTGCTGCACATGCGGCGTTACATCGGCTGGAAGAAAAAGGGATGCTGTTTTCCAGGCTGGGAGATGCTACTGCCGAGCGTGGTGGAAAACGTAAAAGACTGTTCTTTGTAACGGCCCTTGGAAGTAAGATACTACACGATATCCGGGAAACAAGGAGCAAACTTTGGAATGCGATATCAGACGGAACTTTACCCGCTTTTAGTTTATGA